A genomic region of Palaemon carinicauda isolate YSFRI2023 chromosome 11, ASM3689809v2, whole genome shotgun sequence contains the following coding sequences:
- the LOC137649313 gene encoding uncharacterized protein has translation MHTISWLLFAMLPCIIQAFRPPIVVSMQPSNIAEEAPRNQKLLCPVVYVPSTFRFRRSLDVVKRGIEDEGFKFDLTACDDINDRLPVKEQVTQSGGPMEFGLGLRRNKDMGAGINAGSRPGLKYRNNYENSSSNTARSSSLDRVLTFFIRNQNNLRFGRSVDFQTFYDDFKEEDKNLYATPYSDIPEINDSKNSVHQFQSFQDSTSPSIMKRGASGSRHPVLLENQ, from the exons ATGCACACCATCTCTTGGCTACTCTTTGCAATGTTGCCCTGCATCATCCAAGCCTTCCGACCTCCCATTGTGGTCTCCATGCAACCCAGCAACATTGCAGAAGAGGCTCCTAGAAACCAAAAGCTGCTCTGTCCGGTCGTTTACGTTCCGTCCACCTTCAG GTTCCGGCGTAGCCTCGACGTTGTCAAGAGAGGCATCGAAGATGAAGGTTTTAA ATTTGACCTTACCGCTTGTGACGACATCAACGACCGCTTACCAGTAAAGGAACAGGTCACCCAAAGTGGAGGTCCTATGGAATTCGGCCTTGGTCTACGAAGGAACAAAGATATGGGTGCAGGGATAAACGCTGGCTCTCGACCTGGCTTAAAATATCGAAACAATTATGAAAA ctcatctagtaacacagcaaggtcttcttccctagacagggtcctgacgtt TTTCATTCGTAACCAAAACAATCTTCGCTTTGGGCGTTCTGTCGATTTCCAGACCTTCTATGATGACTTTAAGGAAGAAGACAAAAATCTCTACGCTACCCCGTACTCGGATATTCCTGAAATCAACGACAGCAAAAACTCAGTCCATCAATTCCAGTCATTCCAGGACTCTACTTCTCCGTCTATTATGAAGAGGGGCGCCAGCGGTTCCAGACATCCAGTTCTTCTTGAAAACCAATAA